A window of Clostridium botulinum BKT015925 contains these coding sequences:
- a CDS encoding trypsin-like serine protease: MVNEFYTKQKCIIVFVTKKVPCSELLSSEIIPNCYKGFQTDVKECEMPICNSLTTKVRPVINGYSVGNILKYNSGTSGCLVADKYLYILSNNHVFALSNEAPIGSVILQPSVEDGGKIEKDVIGHLNRYIPIKFIEGKTKPENIVDCALCKVINRSFVSSEIAFVGTPKGTAKAKLNEDVKKVGRTTELTIGQVKYLYATFIVNSLQIGKKALFTNQIITTKMAEPGDSGALLLNENNYALGLLIGSNNDIGVFSPIQKVLDSLKVKLVTS, from the coding sequence GTGGTAAATGAATTTTATACTAAGCAGAAATGTATTATAGTATTTGTAACTAAAAAAGTTCCATGTAGTGAGTTATTAAGTAGTGAAATAATACCTAATTGTTATAAAGGATTTCAGACGGATGTAAAGGAATGTGAAATGCCTATATGTAATTCTTTAACGACAAAGGTTCGTCCAGTTATAAATGGTTATAGTGTGGGAAATATATTAAAGTATAATAGTGGAACATCAGGATGCTTAGTGGCTGATAAATACTTATATATATTAAGCAATAATCATGTATTTGCACTAAGTAATGAAGCGCCTATAGGTAGTGTTATATTACAACCTAGTGTTGAAGACGGAGGAAAGATAGAAAAAGATGTAATTGGACATCTTAACAGGTATATTCCTATAAAATTTATAGAAGGAAAGACTAAACCTGAGAATATTGTAGATTGTGCCTTGTGCAAAGTTATAAATAGGTCCTTTGTATCATCGGAAATTGCTTTTGTTGGAACACCTAAAGGAACAGCCAAAGCTAAGTTAAATGAAGATGTTAAAAAGGTAGGAAGAACTACAGAACTAACCATTGGCCAAGTTAAATATTTATATGCGACGTTTATAGTAAATTCTTTACAAATAGGCAAAAAGGCTTTGTTTACAAATCAAATAATTACTACTAAAATGGCTGAACCAGGAGATTCTGGAGCTTTGTTATTAAATGAAAATAATTATGCACTTGGTCTTTTGATAGGGAGTAATAATGATATAGGAGTATTTAGCCCTATACAAAAAGTTTTAGATAGTTTAAAAGTAAAACTGGTTACTTCTTGA
- a CDS encoding FAD-dependent oxidoreductase, which translates to MNKKYSNLFDPIKIGDLEIKNRFVMAPMGPAGLCSEDGSFNEKGIEYYVERAKGGTGLIITGVTYVENDIEKCAMPSMPCPTINPSSFIKAAKVLTERVHAYNSKIFLQLTAGFGRVSIPGIVGDITPIAPSPIPHKWIPDITCRPLTIEEIQIYIKKFGESAAIAKEAGFDGVEVHAVHEGYLLDQFTMTLFNKRTDKYGGSLENRLRFPIEILKEIKEQCGVNFPVSLRYSVKSYVKGLNDGALPGEDFEEKGRDLAEGLEAAKILEKAGYDAFNSDAGTYDSWYWNHPPMYFKKGMYLSLNEKLKQVLKVPVITAGRMDNPDLASDAISTNKTDMIALGRPLLADAYIPEKIRQDKLKNIRPCLSCHDGCMGRLALGGGLSCAVNPSTGREKEFKLEPATEIKNVLVIGGGVAGCEAARVCAIRGHKVSLYEKTDKLGGNIIPGGTPDFKEDDRALVKWYYNELKENKVDIHFNTTVTEELANNPNYDVVIVATGSNPKLLQLNGNMDKVYTAQDVLLKSEDAGNSSVIIGGGLVGCETALWLVQQGKNVTLIEALDEILASGPAICHANSQMLKDLLKFHKVDIKTNCLVSKVTDEGIVIKQNDKEIPISCDSVILSVGYTSEKDLYEKLKFTNKEMYLLGDAKQVQNIMTAIWDAYEVARNI; encoded by the coding sequence ATGAATAAAAAATATTCAAATCTATTTGATCCAATAAAAATTGGAGATTTAGAAATTAAAAACAGATTTGTAATGGCCCCTATGGGACCTGCTGGACTATGTTCTGAAGATGGTAGTTTTAATGAAAAAGGAATTGAATATTATGTTGAAAGAGCTAAAGGTGGTACTGGTTTAATAATAACTGGTGTTACTTATGTTGAAAATGACATAGAAAAATGTGCTATGCCTTCTATGCCTTGTCCAACAATTAATCCTAGTAGCTTTATAAAAGCAGCAAAAGTTTTAACTGAAAGAGTTCACGCTTATAATTCAAAAATATTTCTTCAATTAACAGCTGGTTTTGGACGTGTTAGTATACCTGGCATAGTTGGAGATATTACTCCAATTGCTCCATCCCCTATTCCTCATAAATGGATTCCTGATATAACATGTAGACCACTTACTATAGAAGAAATTCAAATTTATATAAAAAAATTTGGTGAATCTGCAGCTATAGCTAAAGAAGCTGGTTTTGATGGAGTTGAAGTACATGCTGTACATGAAGGCTATCTTCTTGACCAATTTACCATGACTTTATTTAATAAAAGAACAGATAAATATGGTGGTTCTTTAGAAAATAGATTGCGATTCCCAATAGAAATTTTAAAAGAAATTAAAGAACAATGTGGAGTCAATTTCCCAGTATCTCTTCGTTACAGCGTTAAAAGCTATGTAAAAGGATTAAATGACGGTGCTTTACCTGGAGAAGATTTTGAAGAAAAAGGTCGTGATCTTGCTGAAGGACTTGAAGCCGCTAAGATCTTAGAAAAGGCTGGATATGATGCCTTTAACTCAGATGCAGGTACTTACGACTCTTGGTATTGGAATCACCCACCTATGTACTTTAAAAAAGGAATGTATCTTTCATTAAATGAAAAATTAAAACAAGTATTAAAAGTTCCAGTAATTACTGCTGGAAGAATGGATAATCCTGATTTAGCTAGTGATGCTATTTCTACAAATAAAACAGATATGATTGCTTTAGGTAGGCCTCTTTTAGCAGATGCATATATTCCAGAAAAAATAAGACAAGACAAACTTAAAAATATTCGCCCATGTCTATCTTGTCATGATGGATGTATGGGAAGACTTGCATTAGGCGGCGGACTTTCTTGTGCTGTAAATCCATCTACAGGAAGAGAAAAAGAATTTAAATTAGAACCTGCTACTGAAATTAAAAATGTACTAGTTATAGGTGGTGGAGTTGCTGGATGTGAAGCTGCTAGAGTTTGTGCTATAAGAGGACATAAGGTTTCATTATATGAAAAAACAGACAAACTAGGTGGAAATATTATTCCTGGTGGAACTCCTGACTTTAAAGAAGATGACAGAGCTCTTGTTAAGTGGTACTACAATGAATTAAAAGAAAATAAAGTTGATATTCACTTTAACACTACAGTTACAGAAGAACTAGCTAATAACCCAAACTATGATGTTGTAATTGTTGCAACTGGCTCAAATCCTAAGTTATTACAATTAAATGGTAATATGGATAAGGTTTATACTGCCCAAGATGTGCTTTTAAAATCTGAAGATGCTGGAAATTCATCAGTTATAATTGGTGGTGGACTTGTAGGATGTGAAACTGCTCTTTGGCTTGTTCAGCAAGGTAAAAATGTTACGCTTATTGAAGCTCTTGATGAAATACTAGCTTCTGGTCCTGCAATATGTCATGCAAATAGTCAAATGTTAAAAGATCTTTTAAAATTCCATAAAGTTGATATAAAAACTAATTGTTTAGTATCAAAGGTAACTGATGAAGGTATTGTAATAAAACAAAATGATAAAGAAATACCTATTTCTTGCGATTCCGTTATCTTATCTGTTGGATATACTTCTGAAAAAGACTTATATGAAAAATTAAAATTTACTAATAAAGAAATGTATCTCTTAGGTGATGCAAAACAAGTACAAAATATTATGACAGCTATTTGGGATGCCTATGAAGTAGCAAGAAACATATAG
- a CDS encoding trypsin-like peptidase domain-containing protein, with translation MINGFYTCEKCITVFVTKKLSCNELLSNEIIPRCYKGFQTDVKECGMPICDALKTRVRPVINGYSIGNILENNYGTAGCLVADKYLYILSNNHVFALNNRAPIESVIVQPGVNDGGKIEKDVIGHLNRYIPIKFIEGKTKPENIVDCALCKVISRSFVSPKIAFVGIPKGTAKAKLNEDVKKVGRTSELTTGKIKNLSATFTVACSQVGKLALFKNLIVTTRMGQPGDSGSLILNEDNHAIGLYVGSINDITIANPIEKVLDSLKVKLVTA, from the coding sequence GTGATAAATGGATTTTATACTTGTGAAAAATGTATTACTGTATTTGTAACTAAAAAATTGTCTTGTAATGAATTATTAAGTAATGAAATAATACCTAGATGTTATAAAGGTTTTCAAACGGATGTAAAAGAATGTGGAATGCCTATATGTGATGCTTTAAAAACTAGAGTTCGTCCAGTTATAAATGGGTATAGCATAGGAAATATATTAGAGAATAATTATGGAACAGCAGGCTGTTTAGTAGCTGATAAATATTTATATATATTAAGTAATAATCATGTATTTGCGCTAAATAATAGAGCTCCGATAGAAAGTGTTATAGTACAGCCAGGTGTTAATGATGGAGGAAAAATAGAAAAAGATGTAATTGGACATCTTAACAGGTATATTCCTATAAAATTTATAGAAGGAAAGACTAAACCTGAGAATATTGTAGATTGTGCCTTGTGCAAAGTTATAAGTAGATCCTTTGTATCACCGAAAATTGCTTTTGTTGGAATTCCTAAAGGAACGGCTAAAGCTAAGTTAAATGAAGATGTTAAAAAGGTAGGAAGAACCTCAGAACTAACTACTGGAAAAATTAAAAATTTATCTGCTACTTTTACAGTAGCTTGTTCACAAGTAGGTAAGCTTGCTTTATTTAAAAATCTAATAGTTACTACTAGAATGGGACAGCCAGGAGATTCAGGATCTTTAATATTAAATGAAGACAATCATGCAATTGGTCTTTATGTTGGAAGTATAAATGATATAACTATAGCTAATCCTATAGAAAAAGTTTTGGATAGTTTAAAAGTAAAGCTAGTTACTGCTTAG
- a CDS encoding TetR/AcrR family transcriptional regulator, giving the protein MQEPTKRQIQAMNTKKKLYDISTDLMKTKGYDNVTIQEICKKAGVSVGSFYHYFESKNDIFIELYKIADDFFYDTIKGKLSSEDTINKIIEYFNYYAEYNEKMGIDMMKQLYNSNNKMFITKGRHMQTVLDTIIEQGQKNNEVTTEMTPKQITRFLFVLMRGVVYDWCLHDGEYDLKEKMKSMLMQILKTIKP; this is encoded by the coding sequence ATGCAAGAACCTACAAAAAGGCAGATTCAAGCAATGAACACAAAGAAAAAACTATATGATATTTCTACAGACCTTATGAAGACAAAGGGATATGATAATGTTACAATTCAAGAAATATGTAAAAAAGCAGGGGTTTCGGTTGGAAGCTTTTATCATTATTTTGAATCTAAAAATGACATATTTATAGAACTTTATAAAATAGCAGATGATTTTTTTTATGATACAATTAAAGGAAAACTTTCGAGTGAAGATACTATAAATAAAATAATAGAATACTTTAATTATTATGCGGAGTATAATGAAAAAATGGGAATTGATATGATGAAGCAGTTATACAATTCTAATAATAAAATGTTTATTACTAAAGGAAGACATATGCAAACGGTGTTAGACACCATAATAGAGCAGGGTCAAAAAAATAATGAAGTAACAACAGAGATGACACCGAAACAAATTACAAGGTTTTTATTTGTTTTGATGAGAGGTGTTGTATATGATTGGTGTCTACATGATGGAGAATATGATCTTAAAGAAAAAATGAAAAGTATGTTAATGCAAATTTTAAAAACAATTAAACCTTAA
- a CDS encoding ABC transporter ATP-binding protein encodes MEITVKNLSKNFGNVKALDNVGFQICEGKALGLLGRNGAGKTTTIRILLDIIDGDSGEILVDGKKMNRNKISFGYLPEERGLYLKYTVKDQLLYFASLYGMKKRDALNSINYWLDRFDAMQYLNKKVDTLSKGNKQKIQLIVAIMHNPQIVILDEPFSGLDPVNVEIFKEIIRELLSKNKILIFSSHRMSDVEEFCDDIIMLKQGQTILQGNLEKIKEEYGVKGLVVKGEEGIKEILLRESINNFEFNGKEFNIPISDIEKGENILKNIIFKGLRVYEFYFLKPSLNDIFLERLGE; translated from the coding sequence ATGGAGATAACAGTGAAAAATCTTAGCAAAAATTTTGGAAATGTAAAAGCTCTTGATAATGTAGGATTTCAAATATGTGAAGGTAAGGCACTAGGTCTTTTAGGAAGAAACGGTGCTGGAAAAACAACTACCATAAGAATATTGCTAGATATAATAGATGGGGATAGTGGTGAAATACTAGTAGATGGAAAGAAAATGAATAGAAATAAAATATCATTTGGATATCTTCCAGAAGAAAGAGGATTATATCTAAAATACACAGTAAAAGACCAATTATTATATTTTGCATCACTTTATGGTATGAAAAAGAGAGATGCTTTAAACAGTATAAACTATTGGTTAGATAGATTTGATGCTATGCAGTATTTAAATAAAAAAGTAGATACTTTATCTAAAGGAAATAAGCAAAAAATTCAACTTATAGTAGCAATTATGCACAATCCTCAAATAGTAATTTTAGATGAACCTTTTAGTGGACTTGATCCAGTAAATGTAGAAATTTTTAAAGAAATTATAAGAGAACTTTTAAGCAAAAATAAGATTCTTATATTCAGTAGTCATAGAATGAGTGACGTTGAAGAATTTTGCGACGATATAATAATGTTAAAACAAGGACAAACTATACTTCAAGGAAATTTAGAGAAAATTAAAGAAGAATATGGTGTTAAGGGGTTAGTCGTAAAAGGAGAAGAGGGAATAAAAGAAATTTTATTAAGGGAATCAATAAATAATTTTGAGTTTAATGGTAAAGAATTTAATATACCTATTTCAGATATTGAAAAGGGTGAAAACATATTAAAAAATATTATTTTTAAAGGACTCAGAGTATACGAATTTTATTTTCTAAAACCTTCTTTAAATGATATTTTCTTAGAAAGGTTAGGTGAATAG
- a CDS encoding ABC transporter permease: MKNFLKVFKFTYSQSIKNKAFIISTIIVLLLMGVVFNINKIMSIFNGDNKKTFENTIVVTTNSNLKLNDKIIKNESNDGTCFIIEDNKEKVQNIMKEMALGKSKYEGILEIKNIEENKGTLYVNKMLAGSDINKVKQLVKNIRLSNGILTEKQYKQVVKPVDLNIVQNGNSSEKRIVIVYVLIMAIYIITLMYGSMVANSVIEEKSNRIMETLITMAKPIQLFFGKVLGICAVGLTQIGAFLIFGFIGLKKSNLAPDLRLSMSFKIIVAFIFYFLLAYLMMAMLYAAVASLGTSLQDVNSSMTPITMVFVVIFLVAINCMQNIDSTFARVLSYVPFASPLIMFERIILSSVGVMEIIINIAENIIFIMLIGIFSSKLYKKGTLMYGGKISLLKLFKKTE, translated from the coding sequence ATGAAAAATTTCTTAAAGGTTTTTAAATTTACATATAGCCAAAGTATTAAAAATAAAGCTTTTATAATTTCTACTATAATAGTATTACTTTTAATGGGAGTCGTTTTTAATATTAATAAGATTATGTCCATATTTAATGGAGACAATAAAAAGACTTTTGAAAATACAATTGTTGTAACAACCAATTCTAATTTAAAATTAAATGATAAAATAATTAAAAATGAAAGCAATGATGGGACTTGCTTCATAATAGAAGATAATAAAGAAAAAGTACAGAATATAATGAAAGAAATGGCATTAGGAAAATCTAAGTATGAAGGTATATTAGAAATAAAAAATATTGAAGAAAATAAAGGCACCCTATATGTAAATAAGATGCTCGCTGGTAGTGATATAAATAAAGTTAAACAATTAGTGAAAAATATAAGGTTGAGCAATGGAATATTAACAGAAAAGCAGTATAAACAAGTGGTAAAGCCTGTAGATTTAAACATTGTACAAAATGGAAACTCATCTGAAAAGAGAATAGTTATAGTATATGTATTGATTATGGCTATTTATATAATAACTTTAATGTATGGAAGTATGGTAGCAAATTCGGTTATAGAAGAAAAAAGTAATAGAATTATGGAAACTTTAATAACTATGGCAAAACCTATTCAGTTATTTTTCGGAAAGGTATTAGGAATTTGTGCCGTAGGTCTTACTCAAATAGGGGCGTTTTTAATATTTGGTTTTATAGGTCTTAAAAAGTCTAATTTAGCACCAGATTTAAGATTATCTATGAGCTTTAAGATTATAGTTGCATTTATATTTTACTTTCTTTTAGCATATTTAATGATGGCTATGCTATATGCAGCTGTAGCATCTTTAGGTACTAGCCTTCAAGATGTAAACTCTTCAATGACTCCTATAACTATGGTGTTTGTTGTTATATTCTTAGTAGCTATTAATTGTATGCAAAATATTGATTCAACATTTGCAAGGGTTCTTAGTTATGTACCATTTGCATCACCGTTAATAATGTTTGAGAGAATTATATTATCAAGTGTTGGAGTTATGGAAATAATAATAAATATAGCAGAAAATATTATATTCATTATGTTAATAGGTATATTTAGTAGTAAGTTGTATAAAAAAGGAACTCTTATGTACGGTGGAAAGATATCTTTATTAAAGCTTTTCAAGAAGACTGAATAG
- a CDS encoding GNAT family N-acetyltransferase: protein MQNINLSNKYNIRKLFKDNEYIVEKLCEKCSDYYILHDGIIPSKQKVKEIFIALPPNKNYKDKFVLGVYKFDELVGIVDIVKKFPTMGEWMLGLIVIDPEERGNGLGKRVHKELVAWAKALGAKSFRVGVIEENYKGIKFWSSLGYKKIKEINMDFIAKTHVVNVMRLKLNNM, encoded by the coding sequence ATGCAAAACATTAATTTATCAAATAAATATAATATTAGAAAACTTTTCAAAGATAATGAATATATTGTTGAAAAATTATGCGAGAAATGTTCTGATTATTATATATTGCATGATGGAATAATACCATCTAAACAAAAGGTAAAGGAAATATTTATTGCTTTGCCACCGAATAAAAATTATAAAGATAAATTTGTTTTAGGTGTATATAAATTTGATGAATTAGTGGGGATTGTAGATATTGTGAAAAAATTTCCCACTATGGGAGAATGGATGCTTGGATTGATCGTTATTGATCCAGAAGAAAGAGGAAATGGATTAGGTAAAAGAGTACATAAAGAATTGGTAGCATGGGCAAAGGCTTTAGGAGCAAAGTCATTTAGAGTAGGCGTAATTGAAGAAAATTATAAGGGTATTAAATTTTGGTCTTCTTTAGGGTATAAAAAAATAAAAGAGATTAATATGGACTTTATAGCAAAGACACATGTGGTAAATGTTATGAGGTTAAAGCTCAATAATATGTGA
- a CDS encoding GNAT family N-acetyltransferase, with product MEFRKAIKTDINNIMKIIKQAQDYFKEQGIDQWQNNYPNVETISSDIANKESYVLLKDNNIVATAAVSFSKETTYDSIYDGEWISNSEYVVVHRIAVDNNYKGLGLSSEIIKNVEKLCLSQNVHSIKIDTHEENLSMQKLLKKNKFQYCGVIYLEDKSKRIAFEKIL from the coding sequence ATGGAATTTAGAAAAGCTATTAAAACTGATATTAATAATATAATGAAAATTATTAAGCAAGCACAGGATTATTTTAAAGAGCAAGGAATTGATCAATGGCAGAATAATTATCCCAATGTTGAAACAATAAGTAGTGATATTGCTAATAAGGAGAGCTATGTATTATTAAAAGATAATAATATTGTTGCCACTGCAGCTGTTTCTTTTAGTAAAGAAACAACATATGATTCTATTTATGATGGTGAATGGATTAGTAATAGTGAATATGTAGTTGTTCATAGAATAGCTGTTGATAACAATTATAAAGGTTTAGGTTTGTCATCTGAAATAATTAAAAATGTAGAGAAGCTTTGTTTAAGTCAGAATGTACATAGTATTAAAATAGATACACATGAAGAAAACTTATCTATGCAAAAGCTACTTAAGAAAAATAAGTTTCAGTATTGTGGAGTAATTTATCTAGAAGATAAAAGTAAAAGAATAGCTTTTGAGAAGATATTGTAG